CACCTGGAACTTCGGCGTGGGCTCGGCGATGTCCGTCCTGCTCCTGCTGTTCCTGCTCCTGGTGACGGCCGTCTACCTCTTCCTCACCTCTCGACGGAGGGACGCCGATGCCTAGGACTCCCATAGCCGAGAAGAGGGAGCTTCTGGAAACTCCGGGGCACCCCGCCTCCGCCCGCCACAAGTCGGCGAGCCGCACCAAGCCCGCCTCACCGATGGCACCCCCGGCCTCCTTCCGGTGGTCACGCCGCATCTTCCTGCTGCTGCTGTCGATATTCGTCCTCACCCCGCTGTTCGTGATGATCAGCTCGTCGATGAAGCCGCTGCAGGACGTCCAGGGAGCCTTCTCCTGGATCCCCTCCAGCTTCACCCTCCAGCCCTACATCGACATCTGGACCACCGTCCCCCTCGGGGACTACTTCGTGAACTCCCTGATCGTCTCCGTCAGCGCCACCGCGCTGTCGGTGGTGATCGCGATCTTCGCCGCCTACGCCGTCAGCCGCTACCGCTTCCGCGGCCGCAAGCTGTTCACCGTCACCGTCCTCTCCACCCAGATGTTCCCCGGCATCCTGTTCCTGCTCCCGCTGTTCCTCATCTTCGTGAACATCGGCAACAACACCGGCATCGCCCTGCTCGGCAGCCGAGGCGGGCTGATCCTCACCTACCTCACCTTCTCGCTCCCCTTCTCCATCTGGATGCTCGTCGGCTACTTCGACTCCATCCCCCGCGACCTCGACGAGGCCGCCGCGGTCGACGGCTGCGGACCACTGCGCACCCTCCTGAAGATCGTCGTCCCCGCCGCCGTCCCCGGCATCGTCGCCGTCTCCGTCTACGCCTTCATGACCGCGTGGGGCGAGGTGCTCTTCGCCTCGGTGATGACCAACCAGACCACCCGCACCCTCGCCGTCGGCCTCCAGGGCTACGCCACCCAGAACAACGTGTACTGGAACCAGGTGATGGCCGCCTCCCTCGTCGTGAGCCTGCCCGTCGTCGCCGGCTTCCTCCTCCTGCAGCGTTACCTGGTCGCCGGCCTCACCGCCGGAGCCGTCAAGTGACCCTCCCCGAAAGGCTCTCCGTGAACGACCTCAGCGCTCTCCCCGACGACTTCGTCTGGGGCGCGGCCACCGCCGCCTACCAGATCGAAGGAGCCGTGGACGCGGACGGCCGCGCCCCCTCCATCTGGGACACCTTCTCCCACACCCCGGGCAAGGTCGACAACGGCGACACCGGCG
The sequence above is drawn from the Kitasatospora sp. NBC_00315 genome and encodes:
- a CDS encoding carbohydrate ABC transporter permease, with amino-acid sequence MAPPASFRWSRRIFLLLLSIFVLTPLFVMISSSMKPLQDVQGAFSWIPSSFTLQPYIDIWTTVPLGDYFVNSLIVSVSATALSVVIAIFAAYAVSRYRFRGRKLFTVTVLSTQMFPGILFLLPLFLIFVNIGNNTGIALLGSRGGLILTYLTFSLPFSIWMLVGYFDSIPRDLDEAAAVDGCGPLRTLLKIVVPAAVPGIVAVSVYAFMTAWGEVLFASVMTNQTTRTLAVGLQGYATQNNVYWNQVMAASLVVSLPVVAGFLLLQRYLVAGLTAGAVK